In Populus nigra chromosome 10, ddPopNigr1.1, whole genome shotgun sequence, the following proteins share a genomic window:
- the LOC133704604 gene encoding S-adenosylmethionine synthase 3, with the protein MAETFLFTSESVNEGHPDKLCDQISDAVLDACLAQDPDSKVACETCTKTNMVMVFGEITTKADVDYEKIVRDTCRNIGFTSADVGLDADNCKVLVNIEQQSPDIAQGVHGHFSKRPEEIGAGDQGHMFGYATDETPELMPLSHVLATKLGARLTEVRKNGTCAWLRPDGKTQVTVEYYNENGAMVPVRVHTVLISTQHDETVTNDEIAADLKEHVIKPVIPEKYLDEKTIFHLNPSGRFVIGGPHGDAGLTGRKIIIDTYGGWGAHGGGAFSGKDPTKVDRSGAYIVRQAAKSIVASGLARRCIVQVSYAIGVPEPLSVFVDTYGTGKIPDKEILQIVKESFDFRPGMISINLDLKRGGNSRFLKTAAYGHFGRDDPDFTWEVVKPLKWDNKVQA; encoded by the coding sequence ATGGCAGAGACTTTCCTATTCACATCTGAATCAGTGAATGAGGGACACCCAGATAAGCTCTGTGACCAGATCTCTGATGCCGTACTCGATGCTTGCTTGGCGCAAGACCCTGACAGCAAGGTGGCATGCGAGACTTGCACTAAGACCAACATGGTCATGGTTTTTGGCGAGATCACCACCAAGGCTGATGTAGATTACGAGAAGATTGTGCGTGATACTTGCAGAAACATTGGATTCACATCTGCCGATGTGGGTCTTGATGCCGACAATTGCAAGGTTCTAGTTAACATTGAGCAACAAAGTCCTGATATTGCCCAGGGTGTACATGGTCATTTCTCCAAGAGACCGGAAGAGATTGGTGCTGGTGATCAAGGCCATATGTTTGGCTATGCCACTGACGAGACCCCTGAATTGATGCCTTTGAGCCACGTTTTGGCTACCAAGCTTGGTGCTCGCCTCACTGAGGTTCGTAAGAATGGAACTTGCGCATGGTTGAGGCCTGATGGAAAAACCCAAGTTACTGTTGAGTACTACAATGAAAATGGAGCCATGGTTCCTGTCCGCGTCCACACTGttctcatttctactcaacatGATGAGACTGTGACAAATGATGAGATTGCGGCTGATCTCAAGGAGCATGTCATCAAGCCCGTGATCCCTGAAAAGTACTTGGATGAGAAGACTATCTTCCATCTTAACCCTTCTGGCCGTTTCGTCATTGGTGGACCTCATGGTGATGCTGGTCTCACCGGGCGTAAGATCATTATTGACACTTACGGTGGATGGGGTGCTCATGGTGGTGGTGCCTTCTCTGGAAAAGACCCAACCAAGGTGGATAGGAGTGGAGCTTACATTGTCAGGCAAGCCGCCAAGAGTATTGTTGCCAGTGGGCTTGCTAGGAGGTGCATTGTTCAGGTCTCCTATGCCATTGGTGTTCCTGAGCCTTTGTCAGTATTTGTAGACACTTATGGCACTGGAAAGATTCCTGACAAGGAGATCCTTCAGATCGTGAAGGAGAGCTTTGATTTCAGACCTGGTATGATTTCCATCAATCTTGACCTCAAGAGAGGTGGCAATAGCAGATTCTTGAAGACTGCAGCATATGGACACTTTGGCAGAGATGACCCCGACTTCACATGGGAGGTGGTGAAGCCCCTCAAGTGGGACAATAAGGTCCAAGCTTAA